Below is a genomic region from Ancylomarina subtilis.
CCCAAGTAAGAAAAAACTAAAAACACATATCAAATACTTCATCATAAACTTATTGAATTGAATGATCTTATGTATAGCTATTAAACTTCTGTTTTTTTGAAAGTACCGAATTTACTAATTATAAATTTAAAAGAAATACGAAAATCAAAATATTCTTATTATTTAAAATATGTTAAAACTGCTGACCAATTACGAAGTGAAACTGACTTCCATTCTCTCCAGGTCGAGCAGCCTCATCAAATCCATAAGCCCAATCGATTCCCAAAAGGCCAAACATTGGCAAGAAAATTCTCATACCTATACCTGCTGAACGCTTAACATTGAAAGGCTGAAAATCTTCAAATTCATACCAGGCGTTACCGGCCTCAGCAAAAGCTAAAGCGTAAATCGTAGCCGATTGACTTAAAGATAAAGGATAACGAACCTCTGCCGTAAATTTAGAATAAATATTACCTCCCAATCGTTGTCCGTTTGCTGCAATTGGAGTTAGTGTACCATTACCATACCCCCTAAGTCCAATATTATCACTCCCATACATCGAGTAACCTGACATACCATCACCACCAACTTCAAATCCTTCGAATGGTGAACGTTTATCTTTATTGAAATACCCTAAATAACCAAACTCAGCACCTGTGTATAAAACAAGTTTATCCGTTTTATTCAAAATAGGTGAGAACATTTTACCCTTAAAGACCCATTTATGATACTCAATCCATTTATGCTTCGTCTGCATATCCCTATCGCTATTCGTCAATCGAGAATAATTCACCCCATCAAATAAAGAATAAGGCGGAGTAATTTTCATACTTAGAGAAAATGTCGACCCACTTCGGGTATATAATGGATTATCAATAGAACTTCTCGATAGTGTAGTTGTAAAACTGAAGTTATTCGAAGTTCCATTAGAAATTAAATAATACTGCCAATTTTTCAATCGATAATTTTGATAACTCACTTCATTATACAAGGAGAAATAATCATCAGGCCATTTCAATCGTCTTGCCAAACCAACACTCATACCCAAAACCTCTTGTTGCTGATCGCTATTGGGTTGATTATAGTATTGTCCATATGAACGGCTATAGCCAGATTGCTTTGAATAGTAGAATGAAGTACTTAAAGATGTTGGTTTCTTACCTCCCAACCAAGGCTCAACAAATGAAATACTATAAGAACTATAATACGACCCATTAGTTTGAGCACGAATACTTAACGTTTGACCATCGCCCGTTGGCAGTGGGCTCCAGGCCTCCTTATTAAACATATTACGCATGGAGAAATTTGAAAACTTCAAACCAACAGTACCGATAATCATACCAGCTCCCCAACCTCCGGAAAGTTCAATTTGGTCGTTCGCTTTTTCTTCCAACTCATAAGTAATATCAACCTTACCACTTTCAGGTTTAGGCTTAATATCCGGATTTATTGCCTCAGGATCGAAATGCCCCAATTGAGCCAACTCTCGAACTGAACGAATAATATCTTTCTTACTGAATAACTCTCCTGGATAGGTATACAATTCGCGACGTGCAACGTGTTCGTGAGTTTTCGTATTCCCTTTGATGTTTACTCTATCAATATAGGCTTGTTTTCCCTCAACAATTCGCATTTCAATATTGATTGAATCCGTACCAACAACTGTTTCGACAGGATTAACATTGAAGAACAAATATCCATTATCCAAATAAAGATTACTTACAGCATCATCCTCAGTTGTCAAACGCTTATCAAGCAAGGTTTTATTATAAGTATCACCCTTTTTCAATTTCAAAACCTGATCAAGGATAAATGAATTATAAACGGTATTCCCTACCCAAGTTACATCATTGAAATAATAACGATTCCCTTCTTTATATTTTAAGTAAATATCAACACGATCATCAGCAACCTTTACGACACTATCCGAGATAATTAAAGCATCACGAAATCCTTTTTCATTAAATTTCTCAATCAAGGTGATTTTATCTTCATCCCACTTCTCCTCAATATATTTGGATGATTTCAAGAAATTTTTGAATCTCTTTTCCTTTGTGTTTTTAATGAACTTTTTGATTTTATTCGTCGTGAAGGCATTATTACCCTCAACAAAAATATTTCTAACTTTAATCTTATTACTTCTATCAACAATAATATCCAGAATTACACTATTTTCCTCATCAGTGGCATCACGCTGAACAATATTTACATTAGTATTGTAATAACCTTTTTCCTTAAAATAATCCTTAACAACAATCTCTGTATTATTAATCAAGAAATCAGTTACCTGAATTCCCTTCATCAACTTCAACTTTTCCTTAAGCTTTGTTGTTTCACTTTTTGATAGCCCACCATAATTTACACTATACAAGCGAGGACGCTCCTGAAGATGAATATTCAGAAATATCTTTTTTCCAATAAGTTTGGTCGCTGTAATATTGATATCAGAGAATAAACCTTGCTTGTATAGCTTTTGAATCCCTTTTGTGATTTGTTCACCCGGAACATCAATTTGTTCACCAGCTTTCAATCCTGCTATTCGAATCAAAACATCACTTTCGAGATGCTTAATACCGGAAACAGTGACACCACCAATTTCATATTTTTTAGGGGAAGCATAATCCACCGTTGGGTTATAAATAGTATCGGCTTCTTGTGCTAAAGTACTCAAACTTATAAGAAGAGAAAAGAGGAAAGTTAATCGCTTAATCATTATCTAATTGAATAGTTAATTCTTACTTATTATTTACTTGCTCACTAATTTTACCAAAACGTCTTTCTCTATTTTGATAGTCCAAAATGGCTTTACACAACTCCTCTTTATTGAAGTCGGGCCAAAACAATTCTGCAAAATA
It encodes:
- the bamA gene encoding outer membrane protein assembly factor BamA, yielding MIKRLTFLFSLLISLSTLAQEADTIYNPTVDYASPKKYEIGGVTVSGIKHLESDVLIRIAGLKAGEQIDVPGEQITKGIQKLYKQGLFSDINITATKLIGKKIFLNIHLQERPRLYSVNYGGLSKSETTKLKEKLKLMKGIQVTDFLINNTEIVVKDYFKEKGYYNTNVNIVQRDATDEENSVILDIIVDRSNKIKVRNIFVEGNNAFTTNKIKKFIKNTKEKRFKNFLKSSKYIEEKWDEDKITLIEKFNEKGFRDALIISDSVVKVADDRVDIYLKYKEGNRYYFNDVTWVGNTVYNSFILDQVLKLKKGDTYNKTLLDKRLTTEDDAVSNLYLDNGYLFFNVNPVETVVGTDSINIEMRIVEGKQAYIDRVNIKGNTKTHEHVARRELYTYPGELFSKKDIIRSVRELAQLGHFDPEAINPDIKPKPESGKVDITYELEEKANDQIELSGGWGAGMIIGTVGLKFSNFSMRNMFNKEAWSPLPTGDGQTLSIRAQTNGSYYSSYSISFVEPWLGGKKPTSLSTSFYYSKQSGYSRSYGQYYNQPNSDQQQEVLGMSVGLARRLKWPDDYFSLYNEVSYQNYRLKNWQYYLISNGTSNNFSFTTTLSRSSIDNPLYTRSGSTFSLSMKITPPYSLFDGVNYSRLTNSDRDMQTKHKWIEYHKWVFKGKMFSPILNKTDKLVLYTGAEFGYLGYFNKDKRSPFEGFEVGGDGMSGYSMYGSDNIGLRGYGNGTLTPIAANGQRLGGNIYSKFTAEVRYPLSLSQSATIYALAFAEAGNAWYEFEDFQPFNVKRSAGIGMRIFLPMFGLLGIDWAYGFDEAARPGENGSQFHFVIGQQF